A genome region from Ammoniphilus oxalaticus includes the following:
- a CDS encoding polysaccharide pyruvyl transferase family protein, with the protein MISAYFARNLGDDLFLKILFDRYPHIQWELLTANRNYNDIFKSYRNVKIIYSYRDVKIGKSRFNLFYKISELINGFRKYDALVIIGGSIFMQSPAWKMKWEERKYLLDRFKRMNKKTFILGANFGPFTDNVFLERYTELFSEFDDVCFRDQHSYRFFKDLKNVRVAPDVVFNLDTGFPETKEKNVGFSIIDIKEREGLKESYNRYNDKMEQIIRRYAEQGYNIKLFSFCENEGDLRVANQLSRKLKDVHNGNNIQVVNYEGKIKEFLEVFHSCQIIIGARFHSIILAVIYDQSVFPIIYNEKTLNALKDLSMEQNSIHLKEIHNMDVIDIVQIAADNRNQDRHVFNEASRQFEKLDTILR; encoded by the coding sequence TTGATTTCAGCTTATTTCGCAAGGAATCTTGGCGATGATTTGTTTTTAAAAATACTTTTTGATCGCTACCCGCATATTCAATGGGAGCTGTTGACGGCCAATAGAAACTACAACGACATATTTAAATCGTACCGTAATGTAAAAATTATTTACTCGTACAGAGACGTTAAGATTGGAAAGTCGCGTTTCAATTTATTTTATAAGATAAGCGAATTAATTAACGGTTTTAGAAAATATGATGCTCTTGTGATTATAGGCGGTTCAATATTTATGCAAAGTCCGGCTTGGAAGATGAAGTGGGAAGAAAGAAAATACTTGCTGGATAGATTTAAAAGAATGAATAAGAAAACATTCATACTGGGCGCAAATTTTGGGCCTTTTACCGATAATGTATTTCTTGAAAGGTATACAGAGTTATTCAGTGAATTTGATGATGTATGTTTTAGAGATCAGCACTCCTATCGTTTTTTTAAAGACCTTAAAAATGTACGAGTCGCTCCAGATGTCGTTTTTAATCTCGATACTGGTTTCCCGGAAACCAAAGAAAAGAATGTAGGATTTTCAATTATAGATATTAAGGAAAGAGAAGGATTGAAAGAAAGTTACAATCGTTATAACGACAAGATGGAACAAATCATCAGACGGTATGCCGAGCAAGGTTATAACATAAAATTATTTTCCTTCTGTGAAAACGAAGGAGATTTAAGAGTCGCCAACCAATTGTCGAGGAAGCTTAAAGATGTTCATAATGGAAACAATATTCAAGTCGTAAATTACGAAGGCAAAATTAAGGAGTTTTTAGAAGTGTTTCATTCGTGCCAGATAATAATTGGCGCTAGGTTTCATTCCATTATTTTGGCGGTGATATACGATCAAAGCGTATTTCCCATTATTTATAATGAAAAAACATTGAATGCGCTAAAAGACCTGAGCATGGAGCAAAACAGTATCCATCTTAAAGAGATTCACAACATGGATGTTATAGATATCGTCCAAATCGCCGCAGATAATAGAAATCAAGACCGACATGTATTTAATGAAGCAAGTAGACAATTTGAGAAGTTAGATACGATTTTAAGATGA
- a CDS encoding glycosyltransferase, which translates to MKKNLLFVIDSLDCAGAEKSLVTLLSLIDYSEYSVDLRLFAHGYLLEELVPQEVNILKPLDYTQYANLSLVEALGNSLKKFNFSMLYSRINYSSKIRRGKYSNPQKARIFWQAVGHNIENNPKEYDIAIAYAQGVPTFYVAEKVKAKKKFAWVNVSYRLKDEDKIFQRKFYDEFNGIVAVSESTKEILTETFPYYSDKIDVIYDINNPEFIANMAKLGNGYDDGFDGLKILTIGRFNYQKGYDIALEACKKLKEQGIQFRWYVLGKGPMEEEIKASIEEKGLSDHFILLGIKSNPYPYIVNSDIYVQTSRFEGFGLAIAEARMLNVPIVTTRFDAVYSQMVEGKNGLVVDMNADAVCAGIEKLIENQQLREQIIEYLKVEKKGNVEEIEKFHQLIS; encoded by the coding sequence ATGAAAAAGAACCTTCTATTTGTGATAGATTCATTGGACTGCGCTGGCGCGGAAAAGAGTCTAGTCACATTATTGTCGCTTATTGATTATTCGGAGTATTCCGTTGATCTTAGGCTTTTTGCCCATGGCTATTTACTCGAGGAACTAGTTCCTCAAGAGGTTAATATTTTAAAGCCATTGGACTATACGCAATACGCAAATTTAAGCTTGGTAGAAGCCTTGGGAAATTCACTGAAAAAATTTAATTTTAGCATGCTCTACTCAAGGATAAACTACTCCTCAAAAATTAGGAGAGGGAAATATAGCAATCCGCAAAAAGCAAGGATCTTCTGGCAGGCTGTGGGGCATAACATTGAAAACAATCCAAAGGAATATGACATAGCGATCGCTTATGCTCAAGGGGTTCCAACTTTTTACGTGGCGGAAAAGGTGAAAGCTAAGAAAAAGTTTGCTTGGGTTAACGTCAGCTACAGATTAAAAGATGAAGATAAAATCTTCCAAAGAAAGTTTTATGATGAATTTAATGGAATTGTAGCCGTATCGGAATCAACAAAAGAGATTTTAACAGAAACATTTCCGTATTACTCGGATAAAATAGACGTTATTTATGATATTAACAATCCCGAGTTTATAGCTAATATGGCCAAGTTAGGAAACGGTTATGATGATGGCTTCGATGGATTGAAGATATTAACGATTGGTCGATTTAACTATCAAAAAGGATATGATATTGCTCTTGAAGCGTGTAAAAAGCTGAAGGAACAAGGTATCCAATTTAGATGGTATGTGTTGGGTAAAGGCCCTATGGAAGAAGAAATAAAAGCAAGTATTGAAGAAAAAGGCCTATCTGATCATTTTATATTGCTTGGGATCAAGTCGAATCCTTATCCATATATAGTGAATTCGGACATCTATGTCCAGACATCTCGATTTGAAGGATTCGGATTAGCGATAGCGGAAGCGCGCATGCTGAATGTGCCGATTGTGACGACAAGATTTGACGCCGTTTACAGTCAAATGGTAGAGGGGAAAAATGGTCTGGTTGTCGATATGAACGCCGATGCGGTTTGCGCCGGGATTGAAAAGCTGATTGAGAATCAGCAGCTAAGAGAGCAAATTATAGAATATCTAAAGGTTGAAAAAAAGGGAAACGTCGAGGAAATAGAAAAGTTTCATCAGTTAATAAGCTAA